In Bacteroidota bacterium, a genomic segment contains:
- the hydA gene encoding dihydropyrimidinase, whose amino-acid sequence MSMLVKNGRIITADQDYSADIYCEGDQITRIGKQLDAPPNATVIDAAGKYVFPGFIDPHVHIYLPFMGTFAKDTHETASKAALVGGTTTFIEMICQARSEEPLADGFELWLGKAEGKSACDFTFHQTVSRLDKETEGQLIEIVRSGISSFKVFLAYKGAFGISDEELYHAMRLAKELGVIVTAHCENADAVFELQQKLLGEGKTGPEWHYWSRPPRVEAEGVHHLLTFAELHGTHCYIVHTSCEESLQEALLAKQRGINVHVETLIQYLLLDKSYAELPNFEGSKYVMSPPLREKKNQDVFWNALRQGFVSTVATDHAPFDFVGQKEVGRNDFTKIPNGIPSLEDRVNLLYTHGVCEGRLDLNTLVDCASTKAAKLFGLYPRKGTIAVGSDADLVVYDPNYRGTISARTHHLNLDYSAFEGWQIKGRPHIVTVRGEVAARDGKFVGTVGRGKLLKRDAHYGS is encoded by the coding sequence ATGTCAATGCTAGTCAAAAACGGGCGCATAATCACTGCCGATCAAGACTATTCAGCGGATATCTATTGCGAAGGTGACCAAATCACGCGCATCGGAAAACAACTTGATGCGCCGCCGAACGCCACTGTCATTGATGCCGCAGGAAAATATGTGTTCCCCGGCTTCATCGATCCGCACGTGCATATTTACCTGCCGTTTATGGGCACGTTCGCCAAAGATACCCATGAAACCGCGAGTAAAGCAGCTCTCGTCGGCGGTACTACAACCTTCATCGAGATGATATGCCAGGCCCGGTCTGAGGAGCCGCTTGCCGATGGATTCGAATTGTGGCTTGGCAAGGCCGAAGGCAAAAGTGCATGCGATTTCACATTTCATCAAACGGTGAGTCGCCTCGACAAGGAGACGGAGGGACAATTGATCGAAATTGTCCGAAGCGGTATTTCCAGTTTCAAAGTGTTTCTGGCCTACAAAGGGGCGTTCGGCATTTCGGATGAAGAGTTGTACCACGCCATGCGCCTTGCGAAAGAGTTGGGCGTTATCGTCACGGCGCATTGCGAGAACGCGGACGCCGTCTTCGAGTTGCAGCAGAAGCTTCTTGGTGAAGGAAAGACGGGCCCTGAATGGCATTACTGGAGCCGGCCGCCTCGCGTCGAAGCCGAAGGCGTTCATCATCTTCTGACATTTGCTGAATTGCACGGCACGCACTGCTACATCGTTCACACAAGCTGCGAAGAATCGTTGCAGGAAGCGTTGCTGGCGAAGCAGCGCGGCATCAATGTGCACGTTGAGACGTTGATCCAGTATCTGCTGTTGGATAAGAGCTATGCTGAGCTGCCGAATTTTGAAGGGTCGAAGTATGTCATGTCGCCGCCGTTGCGGGAGAAAAAGAATCAAGACGTATTCTGGAACGCTTTGCGTCAGGGATTCGTCTCAACAGTTGCCACCGACCACGCGCCATTTGACTTTGTCGGGCAGAAGGAAGTGGGGCGGAATGACTTCACGAAAATCCCCAATGGCATCCCGTCACTCGAAGACCGTGTCAACTTGCTGTACACTCACGGCGTGTGTGAAGGCCGCCTGGATTTGAACACGCTTGTTGATTGCGCCAGCACGAAGGCGGCGAAATTGTTCGGCTTGTATCCGCGCAAAGGCACGATTGCCGTTGGCAGCGACGCCGATTTGGTCGTGTACGATCCGAACTATCGTGGTACAATTTCAGCCCGGACACATCATCTCAATCTTGACTACAGCGCGTTTGAAGGGTGGCAAATCAAGGGCAGGCCGCACATTGTGACAGTGCGCGGTGAAGTTGCGGCGCGTGACGGGAAGTTCGTCGGCACGGTCGGGCGGGGCAAGTTGCTCAAACGGGATGCGCATTATGGCAGTTGA
- the preA gene encoding NAD-dependent dihydropyrimidine dehydrogenase subunit PreA, whose translation MIDLTVDCGGIKSPNPFWLASAPPTNSGYQVCKAFEAGWGGAVWKTIGEPVMNVCNRYGSVDYNGQKILGLNNIELISDRPIETNLREIAETKKLWPDRAVIVSLMVESKRETWHDIVKRSIDTGADGIELNYGCPHGMSERGMGSAVGQVPEYCQMITEWVMEASTIPVLVKLTPNVADVRFPGRAAKRAGANGISLINTINTIMGVDLDTFELKPSVGGKGGHGGYAGPAVKPIALNMVSQIATDPEINLPISGIGGISTWRDALEFILLGASSVQVCTAAMHYGFRIVEDMIEGMENWMEEKGYTSLDQVRGKALHRIDDFGNLNLLFKAAARIDESKCIRCNLCYVACEDTAHQCIDLVDTVIGTNGSTEIVKQPRVRENDCVGCRLCYIVCPVDGCVSMVQLDDGKQSKTWNELVKELPQPMTWEDLRAFQKKHGIEIH comes from the coding sequence ATGATTGATTTGACAGTTGATTGCGGTGGTATCAAATCGCCTAACCCTTTCTGGCTCGCGTCTGCGCCGCCGACGAACAGCGGCTATCAAGTCTGCAAGGCCTTTGAAGCGGGCTGGGGCGGGGCCGTCTGGAAGACGATCGGCGAGCCGGTGATGAACGTCTGCAACCGCTACGGTTCGGTTGACTATAACGGACAGAAAATTCTTGGCCTCAACAACATCGAACTTATCAGCGACCGGCCGATTGAAACGAACTTGCGCGAGATTGCCGAGACAAAGAAACTCTGGCCTGACCGCGCTGTGATTGTGTCGTTGATGGTGGAATCCAAACGCGAAACGTGGCACGACATCGTGAAACGTTCGATCGATACCGGCGCGGACGGTATCGAGCTGAACTACGGCTGCCCGCATGGCATGAGCGAGCGCGGCATGGGTTCAGCGGTCGGACAGGTACCGGAGTACTGCCAGATGATCACCGAGTGGGTGATGGAAGCTTCAACGATTCCCGTTCTCGTGAAACTGACGCCGAACGTTGCCGATGTTCGCTTTCCCGGCCGTGCCGCGAAGCGTGCAGGGGCTAATGGGATTTCCCTTATCAACACCATCAATACTATTATGGGCGTTGACCTCGACACCTTTGAACTGAAGCCATCGGTGGGAGGAAAAGGAGGACACGGCGGGTACGCGGGTCCCGCTGTAAAACCGATTGCGCTTAATATGGTCTCGCAAATCGCAACCGACCCGGAAATCAATCTGCCGATTTCCGGTATCGGTGGCATTTCAACGTGGCGAGACGCGCTGGAGTTTATTCTTCTTGGCGCAAGCAGCGTACAAGTCTGCACCGCCGCAATGCACTACGGCTTCCGCATTGTTGAAGATATGATTGAGGGGATGGAGAATTGGATGGAAGAGAAAGGCTACACGTCGCTTGATCAAGTCCGCGGCAAGGCGTTGCATCGGATTGACGACTTCGGCAATCTCAACCTTCTCTTCAAAGCAGCGGCACGCATAGATGAATCAAAGTGCATCCGGTGCAATCTCTGCTACGTTGCCTGTGAAGACACGGCACACCAGTGCATTGACCTTGTTGACACAGTTATCGGCACGAACGGCTCTACCGAGATTGTGAAGCAGCCGAGAGTCCGCGAAAACGATTGCGTTGGTTGCCGGTTGTGCTACATCGTCTGTCCGGTTGACGGCTGTGTTTCGATGGTACAACTTGATGACGGGAAACAATCAAAAACATGGAATGAACTCGTGAAGGAACTCCCGCAACCGATGACGTGGGAGGATCTGCGGGCGTTTCAGAAGAAACACGGTATTGAAATCCATTAG
- a CDS encoding BrnT family toxin, translating into MTIRYLIWLDYVEDKLVWKHNITKDEVKEVLHSKPKVLFKEKGDVDGEDLYNALGRTEAGRYLSIFYIHKTSSDALILSARDMTNAERKRYGKK; encoded by the coding sequence ATGACGATCCGGTACCTCATTTGGCTCGATTACGTTGAAGACAAACTCGTATGGAAGCACAACATCACAAAAGATGAGGTCAAAGAAGTCTTGCACTCAAAACCGAAGGTTCTTTTCAAGGAAAAAGGTGACGTTGATGGAGAAGATTTGTACAATGCACTGGGAAGGACAGAGGCGGGGAGATACCTTTCCATATTCTACATTCACAAGACAAGTAGTGATGCGCTGATTCTGTCGGCTCGAGATATGACAAACGCAGAGAGAAAACGTTATGGCAAAAAGTAA
- a CDS encoding NAD(P)-dependent oxidoreductase, whose amino-acid sequence MKNLAAKLSHEQYESNFAEIHPPFTENSATAEANRCLYCYDSPCMKACPTHIDISTFIKKIATGNLKGSAKTILKSNWAALTCAKACPVDVLCEGACVYNERGEEPIQIGRLQRYAMDRYFEHGMSPLFTPAPKNGKSIGVIGAGAAGLSCAAEAALLGFDVTVYDANEKPGGLNTWGIAPYKMTQEDALNEVKLVQSFGVKIQSGVRVGRDIQLAELEQKHDAIFLGVGLGFPSRLNISGENLPGVVDALDFIGKVTTRNWTSIDVGKRVAVIGAGNTAIDAVTEARRLGAEQVMIIYRRSQEEMPAYDFEYELAKSDGVQFQFLTAPSRIIGHSHVEALECIQMKLGERDEEGRRRPVPVPDSEFQIPVDMIIKSVGQNIEQAFLAQISNLKIESGKVWVNPDTLQTSNQKYFAGGDCINGGKEVVNAAADGKKAAHGIHSILFV is encoded by the coding sequence ATGAAGAATCTTGCCGCCAAGCTTTCACACGAACAATACGAATCCAACTTCGCGGAGATTCACCCCCCGTTCACAGAAAATTCTGCGACGGCGGAAGCGAACAGGTGTTTGTATTGCTACGATTCGCCATGTATGAAGGCCTGTCCCACGCATATAGACATCTCCACGTTCATCAAGAAAATCGCGACGGGAAATCTGAAGGGTTCGGCCAAGACGATTCTCAAATCGAACTGGGCTGCGCTTACGTGCGCGAAGGCGTGTCCGGTGGACGTATTGTGTGAAGGGGCTTGTGTGTACAACGAACGTGGTGAGGAGCCGATCCAGATCGGACGGCTCCAACGCTACGCGATGGATCGGTACTTTGAACACGGCATGTCGCCGCTGTTCACACCGGCGCCGAAGAACGGCAAGAGTATCGGTGTGATTGGAGCGGGGGCTGCAGGTCTTTCATGTGCCGCCGAGGCTGCATTGCTCGGGTTCGATGTCACCGTCTATGACGCGAACGAAAAACCGGGCGGCCTCAACACGTGGGGCATCGCGCCGTACAAAATGACGCAGGAAGACGCATTGAATGAAGTGAAGCTCGTACAGAGTTTCGGCGTGAAGATTCAATCCGGCGTGCGTGTCGGCAGGGATATCCAGCTTGCGGAGCTGGAACAGAAGCACGATGCAATTTTCCTCGGCGTCGGACTCGGTTTCCCCTCCCGATTGAACATTTCGGGCGAGAATCTTCCCGGCGTTGTTGACGCACTCGACTTCATTGGAAAAGTCACAACGCGGAATTGGACTTCCATTGATGTCGGCAAGCGCGTTGCCGTTATCGGTGCGGGTAACACGGCTATTGATGCGGTAACCGAAGCACGTCGGCTCGGCGCAGAGCAGGTAATGATCATCTACAGAAGAAGCCAGGAGGAAATGCCGGCGTACGACTTTGAATACGAACTTGCGAAAAGTGATGGCGTGCAGTTTCAATTTCTCACTGCACCGAGCCGCATCATAGGACATAGTCATGTTGAAGCTCTCGAGTGCATTCAAATGAAGTTGGGCGAGCGGGATGAAGAAGGACGCCGACGACCTGTTCCTGTGCCGGATTCCGAGTTTCAGATTCCGGTGGACATGATTATCAAGTCCGTGGGGCAAAACATCGAGCAGGCGTTTCTCGCTCAGATTTCAAACCTCAAGATCGAGAGTGGCAAGGTCTGGGTGAACCCTGACACCCTTCAAACATCCAACCAGAAATACTTTGCCGGTGGTGATTGCATCAACGGGGGAAAGGAAGTGGTGAATGCCGCGGCTGATGGGAAGAAGGCGGCACACGGGATTCACTCGATATTGTTCGTATAG
- a CDS encoding aminotransferase class III-fold pyridoxal phosphate-dependent enzyme, producing the protein MSKTLSSQEITQLTARYTYGTWRFQKGWKPMHVADAEGCYFVDGSGKKYLDFSSQLMCSNLGHKNPAVIKAIDEQARKLPFIAPGFATDVRAELSKMLLEVLPEGLEKFFFTTSGTEANEAAFKIARMYTGKTKIIARYRSYHGSTMGSIAATSDPRRWAMEPAGKIPGVIFAPEVNCYKCPMLHTYPGCGIACVEYIEHMIENESDVAAVLIEPVVGTNGVLIPPREYLPRLRQICDKYNVLLIADEVMSGWGRTGEWFAVNHWGVKPDILTTAKGITAAYVPLGLCATSKKIADYFDDHYFSHGHTYEAHPITLAPAIAAINEMKRLNTNQRAKEMGTYLGEKLNALKAKHPSIGEVRGIGLFWAVELVKNQDTKEPFNTKTDKVSGKPLVVDRVAAEMMKNGVFIQAWISHFVVAPPLIVSKEEIDEGVRALDEALSIADAEVQ; encoded by the coding sequence ATGAGCAAGACTCTCTCCTCCCAAGAAATCACCCAACTCACCGCCCGCTATACCTACGGCACATGGCGCTTTCAAAAAGGCTGGAAGCCGATGCACGTCGCCGACGCCGAAGGCTGTTACTTTGTTGACGGCAGCGGCAAGAAGTATCTCGATTTTTCATCGCAGCTTATGTGCTCGAATCTGGGGCACAAGAATCCCGCGGTTATCAAGGCGATTGATGAACAAGCGAGGAAGCTCCCTTTCATTGCACCAGGATTTGCAACAGATGTGCGCGCCGAACTGAGCAAGATGTTGCTTGAAGTGTTACCGGAAGGATTGGAGAAATTCTTCTTCACGACATCCGGCACTGAGGCGAACGAAGCGGCATTCAAGATTGCGCGCATGTACACGGGTAAAACGAAAATCATCGCCCGCTATCGTTCGTATCACGGTTCAACAATGGGTTCGATTGCCGCGACAAGCGATCCGCGCCGCTGGGCGATGGAACCGGCGGGAAAAATTCCCGGCGTCATCTTTGCCCCCGAAGTCAACTGCTACAAATGCCCGATGCTGCATACCTATCCCGGCTGCGGCATTGCATGCGTTGAGTACATCGAACACATGATCGAAAATGAAAGCGACGTTGCCGCCGTGCTCATCGAGCCGGTTGTGGGAACCAACGGCGTGCTCATTCCACCGAGGGAATATCTTCCGCGCCTTCGTCAAATCTGCGACAAGTACAACGTGTTGCTCATCGCCGACGAAGTCATGAGCGGATGGGGGAGAACGGGCGAGTGGTTTGCCGTCAATCATTGGGGCGTGAAACCGGATATTCTTACGACAGCGAAAGGCATCACCGCGGCGTACGTTCCGCTCGGACTCTGCGCAACATCAAAGAAGATTGCAGACTACTTCGACGATCATTACTTCTCACACGGACACACATACGAAGCGCATCCGATAACATTGGCGCCGGCCATTGCCGCGATAAACGAGATGAAGCGGCTGAATACCAATCAACGTGCGAAGGAAATGGGAACGTATCTCGGAGAGAAGCTGAACGCGCTGAAGGCGAAGCATCCGAGCATCGGTGAGGTCCGCGGCATCGGGTTGTTCTGGGCTGTTGAGTTGGTGAAGAATCAAGACACAAAAGAACCGTTCAACACGAAAACAGACAAAGTGTCCGGAAAACCGTTGGTTGTCGACAGAGTCGCCGCCGAAATGATGAAGAACGGCGTGTTTATTCAGGCGTGGATCAGCCACTTTGTTGTGGCGCCGCCGTTGATTGTTTCAAAAGAAGAGATTGATGAAGGGGTTCGGGCGTTGGACGAAGCCTTGAGCATTGCGGATGCGGAGGTTCAATGA
- a CDS encoding acyltransferase: MSRIVKCGLIQCSIATSNDQPIEVIKKAMIDKHIPFIEDAGRKGVQILCLQEIFYGPYFCAEQKTKWYNSTERIPDGPTVKLMQEFAKKYQMVIIVPIYEEEMTGVYYNTAAVIDADGSYLGKYRKTHIPQVDPGFWEKFYFRPGNLGYPVFQTRYAKIGAYICYDRHFPEGARCLGLSGAEIVFNPSATVAGLSEYLWELEQPAHAVANGYFVGAINRVGVEAPWNIGEFYGKSYFCNPRGKIIAQASRDKSELVVADLDLDMIKEVRETWQFFRDRRPDMYRQLVEI, encoded by the coding sequence ATGTCGCGCATCGTGAAATGCGGTCTCATTCAATGTTCTATCGCCACATCCAACGATCAGCCGATTGAGGTGATCAAGAAGGCAATGATCGACAAACATATTCCCTTTATTGAAGATGCCGGCAGAAAAGGTGTACAGATCCTCTGCCTGCAGGAGATTTTCTATGGTCCCTACTTCTGCGCGGAACAAAAAACGAAATGGTACAACTCCACCGAACGCATTCCGGACGGCCCGACGGTGAAGCTGATGCAGGAATTTGCAAAGAAGTATCAGATGGTAATCATCGTGCCGATCTATGAAGAAGAAATGACGGGCGTGTACTACAACACCGCGGCCGTGATTGACGCAGATGGTTCATATCTCGGCAAGTATCGGAAGACACACATTCCGCAGGTTGACCCGGGTTTTTGGGAGAAGTTTTACTTCCGGCCGGGCAATCTCGGTTACCCGGTGTTCCAGACGCGTTACGCGAAAATAGGCGCGTATATTTGTTACGACAGGCATTTTCCAGAGGGAGCGCGCTGTCTCGGACTGAGCGGCGCGGAGATCGTGTTTAATCCTTCGGCCACTGTTGCCGGCCTCTCCGAATATTTGTGGGAACTTGAACAGCCTGCTCATGCGGTGGCTAACGGCTACTTCGTGGGCGCGATCAATCGCGTTGGCGTTGAAGCGCCGTGGAACATCGGCGAGTTCTACGGCAAAAGCTACTTCTGCAATCCCCGCGGTAAAATCATCGCGCAGGCAAGTCGTGACAAGTCGGAACTTGTCGTTGCTGATTTGGATTTGGATATGATTAAGGAAGTTCGTGAGACATGGCAGTTCTTTCGCGACCGGCGGCCGGATATGTACAGGCAACTTGTCGAGATATGA